The Synechococcus sp. M16.1 genome includes the window AATCGTATGGAGAGCAACCGGTTGCTGCAAGCGAAACGTGTTGTGCCGCAACGCTTTAGCAGTTGTCCGCAGCATCGCTCCAACCGCTGAAGGGCACGAGCCGCTCCCCACGCAAGGCACCAAGCCCAGCCCCAGAAAGCAGTTGGGGACTGGCATCTGAAGGAATCCACTCCCTGAGCCTGGCCAAGCTGTTCAGCTGTCTGGGCCAGTGGAATGTGCGGGCATGTCGCATCGGCGCGAGCTGACCGGGAGCCCATGGCGTCAGCAAACGCCCGCAGAACAACAGTTCATTTGGTACCGGGGCGAACACCACACAGCTCCCCGGCGTCGGCCCCGGCGTCCACAACAGCCGCAAACCACTCACCGTGGTGTGTTCCTCGGCAAAGGTGTCCAACGGCTCCACATTGGGCAGGAGATAGGCCTCCTGTTCCTGCACCAGAACCGGCCATCCCAGGCGCTCCTGAACGCGACGCAGGCGCCCGTGGCCTTCTCGACTGGTGAGCAGGATCCTCGGGCTGCGGGTTCCCGCCAGCTGGCACAGAGCCGTGAGGCTGGCCTCCGTCAACGGCGGGCAGTCCACCAGCACGGGCTCGGGATCCAGATCCAGCCACCAGGAGCTGCCGCCCTGGCTGTCGCGGTTGGGCGGAAACAACCAGAGGTCGTCACGCAGCTGCTGCGGCGGCCGGCCGGCCTCAAGTGTGGTGGTCATCGCCATTGGTTCAAAACAACGGACCAAACCACTAGTTTGAAGTCGAGATGCCCCAACGGGCCTTGAGTGGCATTCACCCCGGTTCTCCCTGGCCCCTGGGCAGCAGCCTCACCCGCCGAGGTGTGAACTTTGTGCTGGCGGCTCCCGGGGCCGACCGCATTGAATTGCTGCTCTACAGCAACGGCAACGACCGCAGCCCGGAGCGGGTGATCGAACTGGACGGTCGACGTCACCGCTCAGGCGACTACTGGCACGTGGAAGTGGAGGGGGTCGGTGAAGGCTGCTGTTACGGCTACCGGGTCTTCGGGCCGCTGGCGCCGGGGGGCCATGGCTTCCAGCCCTCCAAGGTGCTGCTGGACCCCGCCGCCCGTGCCATCAGTGGTTGGGACGTCTACGACCGGGTGCTGGCCACCGGCCCCACACCCAACGCCCATGCCTGCCTCAAGGCGGTGGTGTGCGAACGGGATCTGTTCGACTTTCAGGCCCATCCGCGCCCGCGCCACAGCTGGCAACGCACGGTGATCTACGAGCTGCACGTGGGGGGCTTCACCCGCCGTGAGGATGCCGGGGTCGCCGTGGAACACCGCGGCACCTACCTGGGCCTGATTGAAAAGTTGCCCTACCTCAAGGAGCTGGGCATCACGGCGGTGGAGCTGCTGCCGGTGTTCTGCTT containing:
- a CDS encoding MBL fold metallo-hydrolase — protein: MAMTTTLEAGRPPQQLRDDLWLFPPNRDSQGGSSWWLDLDPEPVLVDCPPLTEASLTALCQLAGTRSPRILLTSREGHGRLRRVQERLGWPVLVQEQEAYLLPNVEPLDTFAEEHTTVSGLRLLWTPGPTPGSCVVFAPVPNELLFCGRLLTPWAPGQLAPMRHARTFHWPRQLNSLARLREWIPSDASPQLLSGAGLGALRGERLVPFSGWSDAADNC